Proteins co-encoded in one Zygotorulaspora mrakii chromosome 5, complete sequence genomic window:
- the PRP8 gene encoding U4/U6-U5 snRNP complex subunit PRP8 (similar to Saccharomyces cerevisiae PRP8 (YHR165C); ancestral locus Anc_5.73) codes for MKYLGIPPPPPPGEGSEEVDAIGFPPPPPPPPAAFDGDLLAPPPPPPGFEDLNGLPIPSQLPMEPSIESLSVRDENPPAPTGQKRDFKQTLSIDDSRISRKVLKKRKRLQGKVKKKKLFSQKVELPPEHLRKIMDNHSDMTSKRFNYDKRAFLGALKYMPHAVLKLLENMPQPWEQVKEVKVLYHVTGAITFVNETPRVIEPVYLAQWSTMWLAMRREKRDRTHFKRLRFPPFDDDEPPLSYSQNIQSIEPLDAICLDLDNYDDKMVKDWLYDSRPLVSEENRVNGSSYKRWYLPLQVMANLQRLSTPLKDEISDENYYHLFDKKSFFTSKALNTAIPGGPKFEPLYSKEEEEDYNDFNSIDRVIFRVPIRSEYKIAFPHVYNSRPRSVELTWYNNPISCQIDGSENFDIPPFFFDPSLNPIIGRRSRHVESASNDGEEKDELFSLPDTFSPLMGSEELILPETKDALLLYTSPFPFNRNTGKTVRAQDVALIKKWYLQHLDENAPIKTRVSHQKLLKAHVLNELKVKSSGNKRRAHLLKSLRNTKYFQETTIDWVEAGIQVCKQGHNMLNLLIHRKGLTYLHLDYNFNLKPTKTLTTKERKKSRFGNAFHLMREILKVTKLLVDSHVQYRLGNIDAFQLADGIYYILNHLGQLTGIYRYKYKVMHQIRACKDLKHLVYFRFNKIIGKGPGCGFWQPAWRVWIFFMRGIIPILERWLGNLLVRQFEGRSNEIIKTTTKQRADAYYDLELRASVMKDILEMIPEGIRQNKAKTILQHLSEAWRCWKANIPWNVPGMPVPIKSIIERYIKAKADGWISAAHYNRERIKRGAHVEKTVVKKNLGRLTRLWIKNEQQRQQQIEKKGPEITPDEATKIFLTMINWLESRDFSPIPFPPLAYKNDTKILVLALENLKDVYASKVRLNAIEREELALIEEAYENPHETLNRIKKYILTQRVFKPVDLTMVDHFQTVSPVYSVDPVEKITDAYLDQFLWYEADERKLFPNWIKPSDAEISPLLVYKWCQGINNLEDVWDVSKGQSTVMLEMKLEEMTQKIDFTLLNRLLRLIVDPNIADYLTAKNNVVINYKDMSHVNKYGLIRGLQFSSFIFQYYGLVMDLLLLGLDRATELAGPANAPNDFMQFKNRESEVKSPLRLYCRYLDKVYILFQFQEKGADELTDDYLAENPDPNFVNATGYNNKRCWPRDSRMRLMRQDVNLGRAVFWEVEGRVPSSLALVKWDDSFVSVYSKNNPNLLFTLCGFEVRILPKHRMDEVVSTGEGVWDLIDERTKQRTSKAYLQVSQYEIDHFDSKIRGILMASGSTTFTKIAARWNTALLSLFTYFREAIVATEPLLDVLVKCETKIQNRVKLGLNSKMPTRFPPAVFYTPKELGGLGMISASHILIPASDLTYSKQTETGVTHFRAGMTHKDEKLIPTIFRYITTWENEFTDSQRVWAEYAAKRQEAIQQNRRLAFEELEGCWDRGIPRISTLFQRDRHTLAYDRGHRVRREFKSYSLERNSPFWWTNAHHDGKLWNLNAYRTDVIQALGGIETILEHTLFKGTGFSSWEGLFWEKASGFEDSMQFKKLTHAQRTGLSQIPNRRFTLWWSPTINRANVYVGFLVQLDLTGIFLHGKIPTLKISLIQIFRAHLWQKIHESIVFDLCQILDGEIDVLQIDSVTKESVHPRKSYKMNSSAADITMNSVNQWMVSKPSLLHDTKDEFKATLTDRMWFDVQLRYGDYDSHDISRYVRAKFLDYATDNVSMYPSPTGVMIGIDLAYNMYDAYGNWFEGLKPLVQNSMRRIMKANPALYVLRERIRKGLQIYQSNVQESFLNSSNYAELFNNDVKLFVDDTNVYRVTVHKTFEGNVATKAINGCIFTLNPKSGHLFLKIIHTSVWAGQKRLSQLAKWKTAEEVSALIRSLPKEEQPKQVIVTRRAMLDPLEVHMLDFPNIAIRPTELRLPFSASLAIEKLSDVVMKATEPQMVLFNIYDDWLERVSSYTAFSRLILLLRALKTDEEKAKNILLGDPTIPIESHHLWPSFSDEQWIEVESKMRDLILDSYGKKYNVNIAALTQTEIKDLILGQNIKAPSVKRQKMAELEAARNEAQGDAEKTGASTVMKTKTVNAQGEEIVVVTSSNYENESFNTRNDWRKCAVSNSLLYLRLRNIYVQSEDFIEEKNVYVLPRNLLEKFVEISDVKIQVGAYIYGKSAKGHPHVKEIKAIALLPQLGSRKSVKLAQLPNEESIAAIDGLELLGWIHTQSDDQKFMTLPEVSGHSSMFGQVNKDAIDVAINLLPGSVSLAAYNLTDEGYQWGVQNNDSADLLTEGFEPSFSEHAQLILSERIMGSFLVPITNIWNYLFFGASFHSNLNCELKVGIPIEFYNEQHRSNHFIQFNEIDGDEELEAEQQSVFS; via the coding sequence atgaaatatttgggGATACCGCCTCCTCCACCGCCGGGTGAAGGAAGCGAAGAAGTGGACGCAATTGGATTTCCACCTCCTCCCCCACCGCCACCTGCAGCATTTGATGGTGATCTGCTTGCACCACCCCCACCGCCTCCTGGATTTGAGGATTTGAATGGCTTACCAATACCTTCTCAGTTGCCGATGGAGCCAAGTATAGAGTCCTTGTCTGTTAGGGATGAGAACCCGCCAGCACCGACAGGTCAAAAGAGAGATTTTAAACAAACCTTATCTATTGATGACAGTAGAATTTCTCGGAAGgtcttgaagaagagaaagcGTTTACAAGGGAAGgtaaagaagaagaaattattTTCGCAAAAAGTAGAGCTTCCTCCGGAGCATTTGAGGAAGATAATGGATAACCATTCCGACATGACCTCGAAACGATTCAACTATGATAAAAGAGCATTTTTAGGAGCCTTAAAATACATGCCTCACGCTGTTTTAAAATTACTAGAAAACATGCCCCAGCCATGGGAACAAGTAAAGGAGGTCAAAGTTCTATACCATGTTACAGGTGCGATCACATTTGTGAATGAGACACCTAGAGTCATAGAACCAGTCTACCTTGCACAATGGTCTACAATGTGGCTAGCTATGAGGAGAGAAAAACGTGATAGAACACATTTTAAAAGGCTACGATTTCCGCcatttgatgatgatgagcCTCCCCTTTCATATTCCCAAAATATCCAATCTATTGAGCCTCTTGATGCAATCTGTTTAGATCTAGATAATTACGACGATAAAATGGTGAAAGATTGGCTATACGACTCCCGCCCATTAGTGAGTGAAGAAAATAGAGTCAATGGTTCATCATACAAGCGTTGGTATCTACCTCTGCAGGTAATGGCAAATTTACAGCGTTTATCTACACCTTTGAAGGATGAGATTTCTGATGAGAATTACTATCAtctctttgataaaaagTCGTTCTTCACCTCTAAAGCCTTAAATACTGCTATCCCAGGAGGCCCAAAATTTGAACCTTTGTATTCAaaagaggaggaagaggaTTACAATGACttcaattcaattgatcGAGTGATATTCAGAGTCCCAATACGAAGTGAGTATAAAATTGCCTTTCCACATGTTTATAATTCGCGCCCTCGTTCCGTAGAGCTCACCTGGTATAACAATCCAATATCGTGCCAAATTGATGGAAGCGAAAACTTTGACATTCcgccttttttttttgatcccTCTTTAAATCCTATAATAGGCAGGAGATCGAGACATGTTGAAAGTGCTTCCAATGATGGAGAGGAAAAGGAtgaattgttttctttaccTGACACATTTAGCCCTTTAATGGGCTCCGAGGAGTTGATATTACCGGAAACAAAGGACGCGCTACTTCTTTACACGTCACCATTTCCGTTCAACAGAAATACTGGTAAAACTGTGAGAGCGCAAGACGTTGCCTTGATCAAGAAATGGTATCTGCAGCATCTAGATGAAAATGCACCCATAAAGACGAGAGTTTCTCATCAAAAGCTGCTCAAAGCCCACGTTCTAAATGAACTGAAGGTTAAATCTTCAGGAAACAAAAGGAGAGCACATCTACTCAAAAGTCTCCGAAACACAAAATATTTCCAGGAGACCACGATAGATTGGGTTGAAGCTGGAATACAAGTTTGTAAACAAGGTCACAATATGCtaaatcttttgattcaTCGCAAGGGCTTAACTTACTTGCATTTGGATTATAACTTCAACCTGAAGCCAACGAAAACACTCACCACCAAGGAACGGAAAAAATCACGGTTCGGTAATGCCTTCCATCTTATGAGGGAGATCCTTAAAGTCACAAAATTGCTGGTCGATTCACATGTGCAATATAGATTGGGCAATATAGATGCTTTTCAGCTTGCAGATGGAATTTATTACATCTTGAATCATCTGGGGCAACTTACCGGTATCTACAGATATAAATACAAGGTCATGCACCAGATTCGTGCATGTAAGGACTTAAAACATCTGGTTTATTTCAgattcaataaaatcatCGGGAAGGGACCGGGTTGTGGCTTTTGGCAGCCTGCATGGAGGGTCTGGATCTTTTTCATGAGAGGCATCATTCCTATACTTGAGCGATGGTTGGGAAATTTGCTCGTCCGTCAATTCGAGGGCCGATCCAACGAAATTATTAAAACTACAACTAAGCAAAGAGCTGATGCGTATTACGATTTAGAGCTAAGAGCTTCTGTTATGAAAGACATACTGGAAATGATTCCAGAAGGAATACGACAAAATAAAGCAAAGACTATTCTTCAGCATTTGAGTGAAGCATGGAGGTGCTGGAAAGCCAATATACCTTGGAATGTTCCAGGAATGCCTGTACCAATCAAGAGtattattgaaagatacATAAAAGCCAAAGCCGATGGTTGGATATCTGCTGCACATTATAATAGAGAGCGTATAAAAAGAGGAGCTCACGTAGAGAAAACAGTGgtgaaaaagaatctcGGGCGACTTACCAGGCTttggataaaaaatgaacaGCAAAGGCAACagcaaattgaaaaaaaaggtccAGAAATTACACCAGACGAAGCCACCAAGATTTTTCTTACTATGATAAACTGGTTGGAGTCTCGGGACTTCTCGCCCATCCCTTTCCCACCACTGGCCTATAAGAACGACACAAAAATCTTAGTTCTAGCATTGGAAAACCTTAAAGATGTATATGCTTCAAAGGTGAGACTGAATGCCATTGAAAGGGAGGAGCTAGCGCTGATAGAAGAAGCATATGAAAACCCACATGAAACTTTAAACAGAATAAAAAAGTATATTTTAACACAAAGGGTTTTCAAACCAGTCGATTTGACGATGGTGGACCATTTTCAAACAGTATCGCCTGTTTATTCTGTGGATCCTGTAGAGAAAATAACAGATGCATATCTAGACCAGTTTTTATGGTACGAGGCAGACGAACGGAAGTTATTCCCTAACTGGATTAAACCTAGTGATGCTGAAATATCGCCCCTATTGGTGTATAAATGGTGCCAGGGAATTAACAATCTTGAAGATGTTTGGGATGTCTCAAAAGGTCAATCTACTGTAATGCTCGAAATGAAGCTTGAAGAAATGACTCAAAAGATTGACTTCACTCTGTTAAACCGCCTTCTGAGATTGATTGTCGATCCTAACATAGCAGATTACTTGACGGCCAAAAATAACGTGGTAATAAATTATAAGGATATGAGCCATGTGAATAAATATGGCCTCATAAGAGGCCTCCAGTTTTCCTCgttcatatttcaatattaCGGCCTAGTGATGGATTTACTGCTGTTAGGCCTAGACCGAGCAACTGAACTGGCAGGCCCTGCGAATGCCCCCAACGATTTCAtgcaattcaaaaatagGGAGTCAGAAGTCAAGAGTCCGTTACGACTATACTGCCGTTATTTGGATAAAGTTTATattttatttcaatttcaagaaaaggGGGCCGACGAGCTTACCGACGATTATTTGGCAGAAAACCCTGATCCAAATTTTGTGAATGCCACTGGGTACAACAACAAGAGGTGCTGGCCGAGAGACTCTCGTATGCGACTAATGCGTCAAGATGTCAATCTCGGAAGAGCAGTTTTCTGGGAGGTCGAAGGTAGAGTACCGAGTTCATTAGCTTTGGTCAAGTGGGATGATAGCTTTGTTTCCGTTTACAGCAAGAATAACCCCAACTTACTTTTTACGCTTTGCGGATTTGAAGTGCGTATTTTGCCCAAACACAGAATGGATGAGGTGGTTTCGACTGGTGAGGGAGTTTGGGACCTGATCGACGAACGTACCAAACAGCGAACGTCTAAAGCTTATCTTCAGGTGTCTCAGTATGAGATAGACCATTTTGACTCTAAAATAAGAGGAATTTTGATGGCTTCTGGATCAACCACCTTCACAAAAATTGCAGCTAGGTGGAATACAGCGCTATTGTCTCTATTCACATACTTCAGGGAGGCAATAGTGGCTACAGAACCATTATTAGACGTACTTGTCAAATGTGAGACTAAAATTCAGAATAGAGTTAAATTAGgattgaattcaaagatgcCCACAAGATTCCCACCTGCTGTTTTCTATACGCCGAAGGAGCTAGGGGGACTGGGCATGATCAGTGCATCCCATATATTAATCCCTGCATCCGACTTGACGTACTCTAAGCAAACAGAAACAGGCGTCACACATTTTCGCGCTGGTATGACTCacaaagatgaaaagctTATACCAACTATTTTTCGTTATATTACAACGTGGGAGAATGAGTTCACTGACTCTCAACGGGTTTGGGCAGAATATGCTGCTAAACGGCAAGAGGCAATTCAACAGAATAGAAGATTGGCCTTCGAGGAACTAGAGGGATGCTGGGATAGAGGTATTCCTCGAATAAGTACCCTTTTCCAAAGAGATCGTCATACGCTGGCTTACGATAGAGGTCACCGTGTTCGAAGAGAATTCAAAAGCTACTCATTAGAAAGAAACAGCCCCTTCTGGTGGACGAATGCTCACCACGATGGTAAGCTTTGGAATTTAAACGCTTACCGAACTGATGTTATTCAAGCCTTGGGTGGTATCGAGACAATTTTGGAACATACACTTTTCAAGGGAACTGGGTTTAGCTCTTGGGAAGGCCTGTTTTGGGAAAAAGCCTCCGGGTTTGAAGACTCCATGCAGTTCAAAAAGCTGACACACGCTCAGAGAACTGGTCTTAGTCAAATTCCGAATCGTCGCTTTACTTTATGGTGGTCTCCTACTATTAATAGGGCAAATGTTTATGTCGGATTTTTAGTTCAGTTGGATTTAACTGGGATTTTCTTGCATGGTAAAATTCCTACATTAAAAATATCTCTGATACAAATTTTCCGAGCTCATCTATGGCAAAAGATTCACGAAAGTATTGTATTTGATTTGTGTCAAATATTAGATGGAGAAATTGACGTTTTGCAAATTGACTCCGTGACTAAAGAATCGGTTCATCCTCGTAAGTCGTATAAGATGAATTCATCCGCTGCTGATATCACCATGAATAGTGTTAATCAATGGATGGTATCCAAACCTTCATTGCTTCATGATACCAAGGATGAGTTTAAGGCTACTTTAACTGACAGGATGTGGTTTGATGTCCAATTGCGATATGGTGATTATGATTCACATGACATCTCTCGTTATGTGCGTGCCAAATTCCTAGATTATGCTACCGATAATGTAAGCATGTATCCATCGCCTACTGGGGTCATGATCGGTATAGATCTAGCCTACAACATGTATGACGCCTATGGAAATTGGTTCGAGGGGCTAAAACCGTTGGTTCAAAATAGTATGAGAAGGATTATGAAAGCAAACCCAGCGCTATATGTACTGCGCGAACGTATAAGAAAGGGTCtgcaaatttatcaatCGAATGTCCAAGAATCCTTTTTGAACTCATCCAACTACGCCGAATTATTCAATAATGATGTTAAATTGTTTGTAGACGACACTAATGTCTATAGAGTGACAGTCCACAAAACATTCGAGGGAAACGTGGCTACAAAAGCGATAAACGGATGCATTTTCACCCTCAATCCAAAATCTGGCCActtgttcttgaagattATTCATACTTCAGTGTGGGCAGGGCAAAAGAGACTGAGTCAGTTAGCTAAATGGAAGACAGCTGAAGAGGTGAGTGCTTTAATTAGGTCCCTCCCAAAAGAGGAGCAGCCAAAACAAGTAATCGTCACTCGAAGAGCCATGCTAGATCCTTTGGAAGTTCATATGTTAGATTTCCCAAATATAGCTATTCGTCCAACCGAGCTGAGGTTACCTTTCTCAGCTTCGCTTGCAATTGAGAAGCTATCAGATGTAGTTATGAAAGCAACTGAACCTCAAATGGTTTTGTTTAACATATATGATGATTGGCTAGAACGAGTGTCATCATACACTGCCTTTTCAAGACTAATCTTACTTCTAAGGGCACTGAAAAcggatgaagaaaaagcaaaaaacATCCTTTTAGGTGATCCTACCATCCCAATTGAATCCCATCATCTATGGCCATCGTTTTCTGATGAGCAATGGATAGAAGTTGAATCTAAAATGCGTGATTTGATTTTGGATTCCTACGGTAAAAAGTACAATGTTAACATTGCTGCTTTGACCCAAACAGAAATAAAAGATTTAATATTGGgtcaaaatatcaaggcACCATCGGTCAAGCGGCAAAAGATGGCCGAACTAGAAGCCGCTAGAAATGAGGCTCAAGGTGATGCGGAGAAAACAGGTGCCTCTACTGtgatgaagacgaaaacaGTTAATGCACAAGGTGAAGAAATTGTAGTGGTGACTTCCAGTAATTATGAAAATGAGTCGTTTAACACCAGAAACGATTGGAGGAAATGTGCGGTTTCCAATTCGTTGTTGTATTTACGCTTGAGAAACATTTACGTCCAATCTGAAGActtcattgaagaaaagaacgTTTACGTCCTCCCAAGGAATTTGCTCGAAAAATTCGTCGAGATTTCTGATGTTAAAATTCAGGTTGGTGCTTACATTTATGGCAAATCAGCAAAGGGTCACCCACACGTTAAAGAAATAAAAGCAATTGCCCTGCTCCCCCAGTTGGGCAGTAGAAAATCTGTCAAATTAGCTCAGTTGCCGAATGAGGAGAGCATTGCTGCTATTGACGGGTTAGAACTACTTGGATGGATCCATACACAAAGTgatgatcaaaaatttatgaCTCTACCCGAGGTAAGTGGCCACTCCTCGATGTTCGGACAAGTCAATAAGGACGCTATTGACGTTGCAATAAACCTATTACCGGGCTCCGTGTCACTTGCTGCTTACAATCTAACAGATGAAGGGTATCAGTGGGGTGTTCAAAATAATGACAGTGCAGATCTGCTTACAGAAGGTTTTGAACCAAGCTTTAGCGAGCATGCACAACTCATATTATCAGAACGTATCATGGGCAGTTTCTTGGTTCCTATTACAAATATATGGAACTATCTGTTCTTTGGTGCCAGCTTCCATTCTAATTTGAACTGTGAATTAAAAGTTGGAATTCCCATCGAGTTTTATAATGAGCAGCACAGAAGTAATCATTTTATACAATTCAATGAGATAGACGGCGATGAGGAACTTGAAGCTGAACAACAAAGTGTTTTTAGCTGA